From one Gemmobacter sp. genomic stretch:
- a CDS encoding (deoxy)nucleoside triphosphate pyrophosphohydrolase has protein sequence MKLVLVAAVALIDPDGRVLLAQRPEGKSLAGLWEFPGGKVEPGETPEAALIRELHEELGIDTWASCLAPLTFASHSYDSFHLLMPLYACRRWQGTVMPREGQALKWVRPAQLADYPMPPADIPLIPILRDWL, from the coding sequence ATGAAACTCGTCCTAGTCGCCGCCGTCGCCCTGATCGACCCGGATGGCCGCGTCCTGCTGGCGCAGCGCCCCGAAGGCAAGTCGCTGGCGGGCCTGTGGGAATTCCCGGGGGGCAAGGTGGAACCGGGCGAAACGCCCGAAGCCGCGCTGATCCGCGAACTGCACGAGGAACTGGGGATAGATACCTGGGCCAGCTGCCTGGCGCCGCTGACCTTTGCCAGCCACAGCTACGACAGCTTCCATCTGCTGATGCCGCTATATGCCTGCCGGCGCTGGCAGGGCACCGTCATGCCGCGCGAAGGGCAGGCGCTGAAATGGGTCCGGCCGGCGCAGCTGGCGGATTATCCGATGCCGCCCGCCGATATCCCCCTGATCCCCATCCTGCGCGACTGGCTGTAA
- the argJ gene encoding bifunctional glutamate N-acetyltransferase/amino-acid acetyltransferase ArgJ, which translates to MRKKDWKAKAKGLKKKIGKLTARVERAAGTTAAAVAGVAEAAVVKVKTAHAVSPLAPAGFPDLPVIDGVEFAAAAAGVRYKGRTDVMLVRLAPGTAIAGAFTRSSTRAACVLDAQAKLSTRVSAEGAAILVNSGNANAFTGAAGQASVDALTVAVGDKLGIPAARVFTSSTGVIGEPLPHDRIAAALDDLVGALSPDGIAGAAKAIMTTDTFPKGASAVIETDAGPIHIAGIAKGSGMIAPDMATMLVYIFTDAKIAPAVLQKMVSRQVDDSFNCITVDSDTSTSDALVMAATGTSPAAEIKDLRGKTAREFETALRGVMMDLAHQVVKDGEGATKFVEIRVTGAADAADAHRVAMSIANSPLVKTAIAGEDANWGRIVAAVGKSGARADRDLLSIRFGDILVAEKGWRNPDYSEAATSAYMKNQELVIGVDLGLGSAARTVWTCDLTHRYIDINADYRS; encoded by the coding sequence ATGCGCAAGAAGGACTGGAAGGCCAAGGCCAAGGGGCTGAAGAAAAAGATCGGCAAGCTGACCGCGCGGGTGGAACGCGCGGCCGGCACCACGGCGGCCGCGGTGGCAGGCGTGGCCGAGGCAGCGGTGGTCAAGGTCAAGACCGCCCATGCCGTCTCGCCGCTGGCCCCGGCCGGCTTTCCTGACCTGCCGGTGATCGACGGGGTGGAATTCGCCGCCGCCGCCGCCGGCGTGCGCTACAAGGGCCGCACCGATGTGATGCTGGTGCGCCTGGCCCCGGGCACCGCGATTGCCGGCGCCTTCACCCGGTCCTCGACCCGCGCGGCCTGCGTGCTGGATGCGCAGGCAAAGCTGTCCACCAGGGTTTCGGCCGAAGGCGCCGCGATCCTGGTGAATTCGGGCAATGCCAATGCCTTTACCGGCGCCGCCGGCCAAGCCAGCGTCGATGCGCTGACGGTAGCCGTGGGCGACAAGCTGGGCATCCCGGCCGCGCGCGTCTTCACCTCGTCCACCGGCGTGATCGGCGAGCCGCTGCCGCATGACCGCATCGCCGCCGCGCTGGACGATCTGGTCGGCGCCCTGTCGCCCGACGGCATCGCCGGCGCTGCCAAGGCGATCATGACGACCGACACCTTCCCCAAGGGCGCCTCTGCCGTGATCGAAACCGATGCCGGCCCGATCCACATTGCCGGCATCGCCAAGGGCTCGGGCATGATCGCGCCCGATATGGCGACGATGCTGGTCTACATCTTCACCGATGCGAAAATCGCCCCGGCCGTCCTGCAAAAGATGGTCAGCCGCCAGGTCGATGACAGCTTCAACTGCATCACCGTCGATAGCGATACCTCCACCTCCGATGCGCTGGTCATGGCCGCCACCGGCACCAGCCCGGCGGCCGAAATCAAGGACTTGCGCGGCAAGACCGCCCGCGAGTTTGAAACCGCCCTGCGCGGCGTGATGATGGATCTGGCGCATCAGGTGGTGAAGGACGGCGAAGGGGCGACGAAATTCGTCGAAATCCGGGTGACCGGCGCTGCCGATGCTGCCGATGCCCACCGGGTCGCCATGTCCATCGCCAATTCCCCGCTGGTCAAGACCGCCATCGCCGGCGAGGATGCCAACTGGGGCCGCATCGTGGCCGCCGTCGGCAAATCCGGCGCCCGCGCCGACCGCGACCTGCTGTCGATCCGCTTCGGCGATATCCTGGTGGCGGAAAAGGGCTGGCGGAACCCGGATTATTCCGAAGCCGCGACCTCGGCCTACATGAAGAACCAGGAACTGGTGATCGGGGTGGATCTGGGCCTGGGCAGTGCGGCGCGCACCGTCTGGACCTGCGATCTGACCCATCGCTACATCGACATCAACGCCGACTATCGTTCCTGA
- a CDS encoding peptidylprolyl isomerase — protein MKLRAGGFALALLGAAWAVPATAQDAATVVATVNGTQITLGHLAALRAQLPAQYQQLPADVLFRGLLDQVIQQTALSQSAEKLVTKRDELTLENDRRAYLAGLVLQDAVKGAITDEAIQAAYDAKYKNAEPGMEYNASHILVKTEEEAKKLKDDLDKGADFAELARQHSTDGAAAGGGSLGWFGPGMMVKPFEDAVVAMKAGEIGGPLQTQFGWHLIKLVETRAAEAPALDDVREELAAELEQAAVEARIAAATEGATVTRSTDGLDPALLDSPTLFAN, from the coding sequence ATGAAACTTCGTGCAGGCGGCTTCGCTCTGGCGCTTCTGGGGGCTGCATGGGCCGTGCCGGCCACCGCGCAGGATGCTGCGACCGTGGTTGCCACGGTGAACGGCACCCAGATCACGCTGGGCCATCTGGCCGCGCTGCGGGCGCAGCTGCCGGCGCAGTATCAGCAGCTGCCGGCCGATGTGCTGTTCCGTGGCCTGCTGGATCAGGTCATCCAGCAGACCGCCCTGTCGCAATCCGCCGAAAAGCTGGTCACCAAACGCGACGAACTGACGCTGGAAAACGACCGCCGCGCCTATCTGGCCGGGCTGGTGTTGCAGGATGCCGTCAAGGGCGCCATCACCGACGAGGCGATCCAGGCCGCCTATGACGCGAAATACAAGAACGCCGAACCGGGGATGGAATACAACGCCTCCCACATCCTCGTGAAGACCGAGGAAGAGGCGAAGAAGCTCAAGGACGATCTGGACAAGGGCGCCGATTTTGCCGAACTCGCCCGCCAGCATTCGACCGATGGCGCGGCCGCCGGGGGCGGGTCGCTGGGCTGGTTCGGGCCGGGCATGATGGTCAAGCCGTTCGAGGATGCCGTGGTTGCGATGAAAGCCGGCGAGATCGGTGGCCCGTTGCAGACTCAGTTCGGCTGGCACCTGATCAAGCTGGTGGAAACCCGCGCGGCCGAAGCGCCGGCGCTGGACGATGTGCGCGAGGAACTGGCGGCCGAGCTGGAACAGGCTGCGGTAGAGGCGCGCATCGCCGCCGCCACCGAAGGCGCGACCGTTACCCGCAGCACCGACGGGCTGGACCCGGCGCTGCTGGATTCCCCCACGCTGTTCGCCAACTGA
- the secA gene encoding preprotein translocase subunit SecA, whose amino-acid sequence MLGIGTLARTVFGTPNDRKVKSVRPLIARINALEPEFLALSDDGLKERTAQLKDRVAKGEALDAVLPEAFANCREAAKRALGLRAFDVQLMGGIFLHQGNIAEMKTGEGKTLVATFPAYLNALTGKGVHVVTVNDYLARRDADWMSKVYAALGMTTGVVVPWQPEEEKRAAYRCDITYATNNELGFDYLRDNMKGRLEDMAQRGHYFAIVDEVDSILIDEARTPLIISGPSQDRSDLYIAVDKVVPLVREEHFKLDEKQRQVTFTEDGNEFIEQALLEAGILPEGQSLYDPESTTIVHHVTQALRAHKLYTKDQQYIVRDGEVMLIDEFTGRMMKGRRLSDGLHQAIEAKEGVQIQPENTTLASVTFQNYFRLYEKLGGMTGTAATEAEEFMEIYKLGVVEVPTNRPVARKDEHDAVYRTAREKYDAIVKEIHKANAKGQPILVGTTSIEKSEMLSDLLSQAGVEHNVLNARQHEQEAQIVADAGKLGAVTIATNMAGRGTDIKLGGNVEFKVMEAIAANPDRHPDEIRAEVEAAHAGDEAAVKAAGGLFVLATERHESRRIDNQLRGRSGRQGDPGRSAFYLSLEDDLMRIFGSERLDKMLTTLGMKEGEAIVHPWVNKSLEKAQAKVEARNFDIRKQLLKFDDVMNDQRKAIFGQRLDIMRAEDLSETVADMRDQVIEDLVDQYLPPKAYPDQWDTEGLAAALRDKLTMDLPVVAWAAEEGVDQAVIRDRLIEAADAMMADKTAAFGPETMRDIEKQILLQGIDAKWREHLLTLEHLRSVVGFRGYAQRDPLNEYKTESFALFESMLHGLRADVTQHLSRIRPLTEDERAEMMRQMMAQQQMAAQTPAGAVAEAPQMAGFDEADPATWGNPGRNDPCPCGSGEKFKHCHGRLA is encoded by the coding sequence ATGCTGGGTATCGGAACACTGGCGCGCACCGTTTTCGGCACGCCGAACGACCGCAAGGTCAAATCGGTTCGCCCGCTGATCGCCAGGATCAACGCGCTGGAACCCGAATTTCTGGCGCTGTCCGACGACGGCCTGAAAGAGCGCACGGCACAGCTGAAAGACCGCGTCGCCAAGGGCGAGGCCCTGGATGCCGTGCTGCCCGAAGCCTTCGCCAACTGCCGCGAGGCAGCCAAACGCGCCCTGGGCCTGCGCGCCTTTGACGTGCAGCTGATGGGCGGCATCTTCCTGCACCAGGGCAATATCGCCGAGATGAAGACCGGCGAGGGCAAGACCCTGGTCGCCACCTTTCCGGCCTATCTGAACGCGCTGACCGGCAAGGGCGTGCATGTCGTCACCGTGAACGACTATCTGGCCCGGCGCGATGCCGACTGGATGAGCAAGGTCTATGCCGCGCTGGGAATGACCACCGGCGTTGTCGTGCCCTGGCAGCCCGAGGAAGAAAAGCGCGCCGCCTACCGCTGCGACATCACCTATGCCACCAACAACGAGCTGGGCTTCGACTACCTGCGCGACAACATGAAGGGCCGGCTGGAAGATATGGCGCAGCGCGGCCATTACTTCGCCATCGTCGACGAGGTGGACAGCATCCTGATCGACGAGGCGCGGACCCCGCTGATCATCTCGGGCCCGTCGCAGGACCGTTCGGACCTGTATATCGCGGTCGACAAGGTGGTCCCTCTGGTGCGCGAGGAACATTTCAAGCTGGACGAAAAGCAGCGCCAGGTCACCTTTACCGAAGATGGCAACGAATTCATCGAACAGGCACTGCTGGAGGCCGGGATCCTGCCCGAAGGCCAGTCGCTCTATGACCCGGAATCGACGACCATCGTCCACCATGTGACCCAGGCCCTGCGGGCGCACAAGCTGTATACCAAGGACCAGCAATACATCGTCCGCGATGGCGAGGTGATGCTGATCGACGAATTCACCGGCCGCATGATGAAGGGCCGCCGCCTGTCCGATGGCCTGCATCAGGCGATCGAGGCCAAGGAAGGCGTGCAGATCCAGCCGGAAAACACCACGCTGGCCAGCGTCACCTTCCAGAATTACTTCCGGCTTTACGAAAAGCTGGGCGGCATGACCGGCACCGCGGCCACCGAGGCCGAGGAATTCATGGAAATCTACAAGCTGGGCGTGGTCGAGGTGCCGACCAACCGCCCCGTCGCCCGCAAGGACGAACATGATGCCGTCTACCGCACCGCGCGGGAAAAATACGACGCCATCGTCAAGGAAATCCACAAGGCCAATGCCAAGGGCCAGCCGATCCTTGTGGGCACCACCAGCATCGAGAAATCGGAAATGCTGTCGGACCTGCTGTCGCAGGCCGGGGTCGAACACAATGTGCTGAACGCCCGCCAGCACGAACAGGAAGCCCAGATCGTCGCCGATGCCGGCAAGCTGGGCGCGGTGACCATCGCCACCAACATGGCGGGCCGCGGTACCGACATCAAGCTGGGCGGCAATGTCGAATTCAAGGTGATGGAGGCGATCGCCGCCAACCCCGACCGCCACCCCGACGAAATCCGCGCCGAGGTCGAGGCCGCCCATGCCGGCGACGAGGCGGCGGTCAAGGCCGCCGGCGGCCTGTTCGTGCTGGCCACCGAACGCCACGAATCGCGCCGCATCGACAACCAGCTGCGTGGCCGTTCGGGCCGCCAGGGCGACCCGGGGCGCTCGGCCTTTTACCTGTCGCTGGAAGATGACCTGATGCGCATCTTCGGGTCGGAACGGCTGGACAAGATGCTGACCACGCTGGGCATGAAGGAAGGCGAGGCCATCGTTCACCCCTGGGTCAACAAATCGCTGGAAAAGGCGCAGGCCAAGGTCGAGGCGCGCAACTTCGACATCCGCAAGCAGCTGCTGAAGTTCGATGACGTGATGAACGACCAGCGCAAGGCGATCTTCGGCCAGCGGCTGGACATCATGCGGGCCGAGGATCTGTCGGAAACCGTCGCCGACATGCGCGATCAGGTGATCGAGGATCTGGTCGACCAGTATCTGCCGCCCAAGGCCTATCCCGACCAGTGGGATACCGAAGGTCTGGCCGCCGCGCTGCGCGACAAGCTGACGATGGATCTGCCCGTCGTCGCCTGGGCCGCCGAGGAAGGCGTGGACCAGGCCGTCATCCGCGACCGGCTGATCGAGGCGGCGGATGCCATGATGGCCGACAAGACCGCCGCCTTCGGCCCCGAAACCATGCGCGACATCGAAAAGCAGATCCTGCTGCAAGGCATCGACGCCAAATGGCGCGAACACCTGCTGACGCTGGAACATCTGCGCTCGGTCGTCGGATTCCGCGGCTATGCCCAGCGCGACCCGCTGAACGAATACAAGACCGAATCCTTCGCGCTGTTCGAATCGATGCTGCACGGCCTGCGCGCCGACGTGACCCAGCACCTGTCGCGCATCCGCCCGCTGACCGAGGACGAGCGGGCCGAGATGATGCGCCAGATGATGGCCCAGCAGCAGATGGCCGCCCAGACCCCGGCCGGGGCCGTGGCCGAGGCGCCGCAGATGGCCGGCTTTGACGAGGCCGATCCCGCCACCTGGGGCAATCCCGGCCGCAACGACCCCTGCCCCTGCGGTTCGGGCGAAAAGTTCAAGCACTGCCACGGTCGGCTGGCCTGA
- a CDS encoding OmpA family protein, whose protein sequence is MRASPRAAAITAALSLFNTTPVLAQDATLTARSGGLSVSGRLISHDGTVYRIDTEWGRLTVDAAAVDCTGPGCPDLMRFAPELRLAVEPWLADRLLRPLAHSFARAEGLSLDDTGDLLELMQGDRVQLRIRLLPLGGPAGPVLATGDADAALAVAERSGRLIAQLPLTLASAPDAPAGPLPLPALRNQRGTGGGWDMLGAMAQPLVWHTLASGSTLDQATSLALGPLRADAARSTTPDTLANALRRDPWGLALLPLPLPDGLVPRQIIQGCGLIADLSAFAAAAGDHPLLMPVSWIEAGHRLPPIARAFADHLSQPAGQRALAAAGLQAPSVLLRQPLTAAGIRLTNALADPNPDLSLADRQAALALLAPADRLAMTFRLDPRSGGLDAASRGALDGLSAHLASGAFAGHDILLVGFSDSAGPARDNLAQGEARAQALRDALLATTPDLPPGTTLRAESLGEAMPIACNDTAEGRRLNRRVEVWLRPTR, encoded by the coding sequence ATGCGTGCTTCACCTCGCGCGGCGGCCATCACCGCCGCGCTTTCGCTTTTCAATACCACGCCGGTACTGGCGCAGGATGCCACGCTGACAGCGCGCAGCGGCGGGCTGTCGGTATCGGGCCGGCTGATCAGCCATGATGGAACGGTATACCGGATCGACACCGAATGGGGCCGGCTGACGGTGGATGCCGCTGCGGTCGACTGCACCGGGCCGGGCTGCCCCGACCTCATGCGCTTTGCGCCCGAGCTGCGGCTGGCCGTCGAACCCTGGCTTGCCGACCGCCTGCTGCGCCCGCTGGCGCACAGCTTTGCCCGGGCCGAGGGGCTGTCTCTGGACGATACCGGCGATCTGCTGGAACTGATGCAGGGCGATCGCGTGCAGCTGCGCATCCGCCTTTTGCCGCTGGGCGGCCCCGCGGGCCCCGTGCTGGCCACCGGCGATGCCGATGCCGCCCTGGCCGTCGCCGAGCGCAGCGGCCGCTTGATCGCGCAGCTGCCGCTGACCCTCGCCAGCGCCCCCGATGCGCCCGCCGGCCCGCTTCCGCTGCCGGCGCTGCGCAACCAGCGCGGCACCGGGGGGGGCTGGGACATGCTGGGGGCAATGGCACAGCCGTTGGTCTGGCACACGCTGGCCTCCGGCAGCACGCTGGACCAGGCGACATCGCTGGCACTGGGGCCACTGCGCGCCGATGCCGCCCGCAGCACAACGCCCGACACCTTGGCAAACGCGCTGCGCCGCGACCCCTGGGGTCTGGCCCTGCTGCCGCTACCGCTGCCCGATGGGCTGGTGCCGCGCCAGATCATCCAGGGCTGCGGGCTGATCGCCGACCTGTCCGCCTTTGCCGCCGCCGCAGGCGACCATCCGCTGCTGATGCCGGTGTCCTGGATCGAGGCGGGCCATCGCCTTCCGCCGATCGCCCGCGCCTTTGCCGACCATCTGAGCCAGCCTGCCGGCCAGCGCGCGCTGGCGGCCGCGGGCCTGCAGGCCCCATCGGTGCTGCTGCGCCAGCCGCTGACCGCCGCCGGGATCCGCCTGACCAATGCGCTGGCCGATCCCAACCCCGATCTGTCGCTGGCCGACCGGCAGGCCGCACTGGCCCTGCTGGCCCCGGCCGACCGGCTGGCAATGACCTTTCGCCTGGATCCCCGCAGCGGCGGGCTGGACGCGGCATCGCGGGGGGCGCTGGACGGCCTGTCGGCGCATCTGGCCAGTGGCGCCTTTGCCGGGCACGATATCCTGCTGGTTGGATTTTCCGACAGCGCAGGCCCGGCGCGCGACAACCTGGCGCAAGGCGAGGCCCGCGCCCAGGCGCTGCGCGATGCCCTGCTGGCAACGACGCCCGACCTGCCGCCGGGCACCACCCTACGCGCCGAATCGCTGGGCGAGGCGATGCCGATTGCCTGCAACGATACCGCCGAAGGCCGCCGCCTGAACCGCCGGGTCGAGGTCTGGCTGCGCCCCACACGGTAG
- the radC gene encoding RadC family protein: MGMTRQFAETPLPLFMPASGSEEAAGVALDRGARLPSYIKDHRARLRARFMTGGAAALPDYELLELVLFRAIPRQDVKPLAHRLLAAFHDFNGVISAPPTRLETVEGVGEAVICELKLVEAAAARLARARVLNRHVLSGWDALLDYCHTTMAHRATEQFRVLFLDRKNVLIADEEQARGTVDHVPVYPREVVKRALELDASALILVHNHPSGDPTPSEADIVMTHRVRDAAEALGLVLHDHIIVGRSRETSFRSQGYL; encoded by the coding sequence GTGGGCATGACCCGACAGTTCGCCGAAACCCCCTTACCGCTGTTCATGCCCGCCTCGGGATCGGAGGAGGCTGCGGGCGTCGCGCTGGATCGCGGCGCGCGGTTGCCGTCGTATATCAAGGATCATCGCGCGCGGTTGCGGGCGCGGTTCATGACGGGCGGGGCAGCGGCGCTGCCCGACTACGAATTGCTGGAACTGGTGCTGTTCCGCGCCATCCCCCGGCAGGATGTCAAGCCGCTGGCGCATCGGCTGCTGGCGGCGTTCCACGATTTCAACGGCGTGATCTCGGCCCCGCCCACCCGGCTGGAAACCGTGGAGGGGGTGGGGGAGGCGGTGATCTGCGAGCTGAAGCTGGTCGAGGCGGCGGCTGCCCGGCTGGCGCGGGCGCGGGTGCTGAACCGGCATGTGCTGTCGGGCTGGGATGCGCTGCTGGACTATTGCCACACCACGATGGCGCATCGCGCGACCGAACAGTTCCGCGTGTTGTTCCTGGATCGCAAGAATGTGCTGATCGCGGATGAGGAACAGGCCCGCGGCACGGTGGACCATGTGCCCGTCTACCCGCGCGAGGTGGTGAAGCGCGCGCTGGAACTGGATGCCAGCGCCCTGATTCTGGTTCATAATCATCCGTCTGGCGACCCGACCCCGTCCGAGGCCGACATCGTGATGACGCACCGCGTCCGCGACGCGGCCGAGGCGCTGGGGCTGGTGCTGCATGACCACATCATTGTCGGCCGCTCACGCGAGACGAGCTTTCGGTCGCAGGGCTACCTGTGA